The Cololabis saira isolate AMF1-May2022 chromosome 20, fColSai1.1, whole genome shotgun sequence genome includes a window with the following:
- the LOC133420941 gene encoding dickkopf-related protein 2-like: MRLVLLMGVGLVLLSPPRGGEARRVQLNSIRTLVLREEGGPGGPVGPGGPGGPAAVPAHRSPWEPDLDLTGRYCHTPPGGPAHYCRSCRRRSRRCRGDGMCCPGNRCHRGKCVADPGAIQDPDQDQNPLTRRRGGWGLPGPHPGRGQVGDPCLRSSDCSAGFCCARHFWTRICKPVLREGQVCTRQRRKGGRGGPGGPGGGQGGLELFQRCSCGGGLGCRPAPPSSSSSSSSSSLLAAARSKFSSPRDSMLPSSSATVKTRLHVCQKL, translated from the exons ATGCGGCTGGTCCTGCTGATGGGCGTCGGCCTGGTGTTGCTGTCCCCCCCCCGCGGCGGCGAGGCCCGGCGGGTCCAGCTcaactccatcagaaccctggtgCTCCGGGAGGAGGGGGGCCCTGGGGGGCCCGTGGGCCCCGGGGGCCCTGGGGGGCCCGCGGCGGTTCCGGCCCACCGCAGCCCCTGGGagccggacctggacctgacg GGCCGCTACTGCCACACCCCCCCCGGGGGCCCCGCCCACTACTGCCGGAGCTGCCGGAGGAGGAGCCGCCGTTGCCGTGGAGACGGGATGTGTTGCCCCGGCAACCGCTGCCACAGAg GTAAATGTGTCGCTGACCCCGGAGCGATCCAGgacccggaccaggaccagaaccctCTGACCCGGCGGAGAGGCGGCTGGGGCCTGCCGGGCCCCCACCCCGGTAGAG GTCAGGTCGGGGACCCCTGCCTCCGATCCTCCGACTGCTCGGCCGGGTTCTGCTGCGCCCGACACTTCTGGACCCGGATCTGCAAGCCGGTCCTGCGGGAGGGGCAGGTCTGCACCCGGCAGCGCCGCAAGGGGGGCCGGGGCGGCCCCGGGGGCCCCGGGGGGGGCCAGGGGGGCCTGGAGCTGTTCCAGCGCTGCTCTTGcgggggggggctgggctgCCGGCCGGCCCctccctcatcatcatcatcatcatcatcgtcgtcgCTGCTGGCGGCGGCCAGGTCCAAGTTCTCCTCCCCCCGGGACTCCATGCTGCCGTCGTCCTCGGCGACGGTGAAGACCAGACTCCACGTTTGCCAGAAGCTGTAG